The region TAAGGCCTCTGGGTTCAACAAAGGAGATAAAGGTTGATGTGAGAATAATATCAGCAACAAACAGAAATCTAGAGGAGGAGATAAAAAAAGGTAATTTCAGGGAGGATCTTTACTACAGACTTGCAACAATAATAATAAAGATGCCCTCTTTAAGGGAGAGAAAAGAGGATATACCTTTACTTGTTGAGCAGATACTTAAAGAGATAAAGATGAAGTACAACAAGAATATAAAAAGGATATCACCTGATTTTATGAAATATCTTATCTCCTACGATTATAAAGGAAATATAAGAGAGCTTAAAAATCTTCTTGAGAAGGCTGTTATCCTTTCTGATGGGGAAGAGCTGAACTTCATACCTGCATTTCCTGAAAAGTTCAACTCTCTTTATATAGACAACCCCGAGGATGAGTTTACAGTTAAATCATTTCCAGAAGAGGGGGTTGATCTGAAAGAGGTTCTTTCAAGGATAGAGAAGGCTTTAATATTTAAAGCTCTTGAAAAGGCTGAAGGTAAAAAATCAAAAGCTGCTGATATACTCAGACTTACATTCAGGGAGTTCAGGTATAGGCTTTCAAAGTACAGAGAAGACTCCGAAAGCTGAGAAATTCTCAATATTATTGATATATAATAATTATTTCACAAAATTTCTTATCTGGAGGCAAGAATGTCTGAAGAGATAATTGAGAGCAGAAGGGATCTTGTAAAAAGATTAAAAGAGAAAGGGATAAACCCATATCCACATAAATTCAGTGTGACAGCAAAACTTGATCAGATAAGAAAAAAGTATGAACTTCCTGTTGAGAGGGATAAAGAGTATATCCTTAAAGGAAGGATAAAAAGGGTATCTAAAAGGGAAGACAGATATATCATAAGATTTGCTGATCTGACTGAGCCTGTGGAGATACAGGTTATCTTTCCGATAGATAAGGGAAAAGTATCTCCAAACACTGTATGCTCCTTTAAGGGATATCTAGATCGTATAGATGGGAAGTTAACACTTGTGGCTGAAGAGGTTCTTGAAGGAGAAGAGGGAACAGCTGTAAGTGAGGTTAAAAGGGTTTACGATCTTGATCCTGGAAGGGAGAAGGTCAGCGTAGCTGGAAGGATCGTATCTTTCAGGGATCAGGGGAAGGCAGCGTTCGGTCATATTCAGGATGCTGACGGTAAGATCCAGATATACTTCAGAAGGGACACACTTGGTGATGAAAAGTACAACGAGGCTATGGAGATACTTGATATAGGAGATATTGTTGGTGTTGAAGGAGAGCTTTTCAGAACTATGACAGGTGAGTTAACTGTTGAGGTTAAGGATTTTAAGCTCTTAACAAAATCATTAAGGGCTTTACCTGAGAAATGGCATGGACTGAAGGATGTGGAACTGAGATACAGAAGAAGGTATGTTGATCTTATAGCAAATCCAAAGGCTAGGGAGATATTCAAGATAAGGTATAAAGCTATAAAAAGTTTGAGAGAGTTCCTTGAGAGTGAAGGTTTTATGGAGGTTGAGACTCCAATACTCCAGTCTGTTGCATCAGGTGCTATGGCAAGACCTTTTATAACACACCACAACGCACTTGATATTGATATGTACCTGAGAATAGCCCCTGAACTTTATCTCAAGATGCTTATAGTTGGAGGATTTAACAGGGTTTACGAGCTCGGGAGAAACTTCAGAAATGAGGGTATAGACACAACACACA is a window of Persephonella marina EX-H1 DNA encoding:
- the lysS gene encoding lysine--tRNA ligase → MSEEIIESRRDLVKRLKEKGINPYPHKFSVTAKLDQIRKKYELPVERDKEYILKGRIKRVSKREDRYIIRFADLTEPVEIQVIFPIDKGKVSPNTVCSFKGYLDRIDGKLTLVAEEVLEGEEGTAVSEVKRVYDLDPGREKVSVAGRIVSFRDQGKAAFGHIQDADGKIQIYFRRDTLGDEKYNEAMEILDIGDIVGVEGELFRTMTGELTVEVKDFKLLTKSLRALPEKWHGLKDVELRYRRRYVDLIANPKAREIFKIRYKAIKSLREFLESEGFMEVETPILQSVASGAMARPFITHHNALDIDMYLRIAPELYLKMLIVGGFNRVYELGRNFRNEGIDTTHNPEFTMVEFYAAYMDYNDLMDLTERLMRKILMDTVGKLKITWEGQELDFSKPFRRLRFFDALKEKTGKDKEFFLDEGKAREFAKEVGIPKAETLTHLKILDKLFEHFIEEDLVQPTFVIDFPKILSPLAKTHRDDPDLVERFELIVNKQEIANAYTELNDPEDQRERFLQQLKEKAAGDEEAMDIDENFLTALEYGLPPTGGEGIGIDRLVMMLTDSPSIREVILFPTLRPEKD